One window from the genome of Hordeum vulgare subsp. vulgare unplaced genomic scaffold, MorexV3_pseudomolecules_assembly, whole genome shotgun sequence encodes:
- the LOC123415197 gene encoding G-type lectin S-receptor-like serine/threonine-protein kinase SD2-5 encodes MAVVSATSALHLLPLLLLLLPVATIANSTSVGIIIDTNASRSPTAKRPMPAPPAKVTPTAPSDPPASPATVTPMTPSTLPAPIGTTSMKEKPFTVRRDVAILAPVGGFILLTILFLITYFIRKRRTQQQHLIEEEEEFRNLKGTPMRYTFQQLKSATEQFKDKLGEGGFGSVFKGELADQRIAVKRLDRAGQGKREFSAEVQTIGSIHHINLVRLIGFCAEKSHRLLVYEYMPKGSLDRWIYCRNDNDSPPLEWSTRCKIITNIAKGLAYLHEECTKKIAHLDVKPQNILLDDDFNAKLSDFGLCKLIDRDMSQVVTKMRGTPGYLAPEWLTSQITEKADVYSFGVVVMEVICGRKNLDTSLSEESIHLITLLEEKVKNAHLVDLIDKNSNDMLAHKQDVIEMMKLAMWCLQIDCKRRPKMSDVVKVLEGTMNAESNIDHNFVATNQVNFGGAANVVSSVPPLASHVSGPR; translated from the coding sequence ATGGCAGTGGTGAGTGCCACTTCggctctccacctcctgcctctcctcctcctcctcctccccgttgCCACCATCGCGAACAGTACATCCGTGGGCATTATCATTGATACGAATGCAAGCAGATCGCCTACAGCTAAAAGACCCATGCCCGCACCCCCGGCCAAGGTAACACCTACGGCCCCAAGTGATCCACCTGCATCCCCGGCCACGGTAACACCTATGACCCCAAGTACTCTGCCAGCACCTATTGGGACAACAAGCATGAAAGAGAAACCCTTCACTGTAAGAAGAGATGTTGCAATTTTAGCTCCTGTAGGTGGCTTCATTTTGCTTACCATCTTGTTCCTCATCACCTACTTTATACGTAAGCgaagaacacaacaacaacatctgatcgaggaggaggaagagtttaGGAATCTAAAAGGAACACCAATGAGGTACACATTTCAGCAGCTGAAATCAGCTACCGAACAATTCAAAGACAAGCTCGGCGAAGGAGGGTTCGGGTCTGTTTTCAAGGGAGAGCTAGCTGATCAAAGGATTGCGGTAAAACGTTTGGACCGAGCTGGTCAGGGCAAAAGAGAATTTTCTGCAGAGGTTCAGACAATTGGCAGCATTCATCATATTAATCTGGTGAGATTGATTGGTTTCTGTGCAGAGAAATCCCACAGGCTCTTGGTTTATGAGTACATGCCCAAAGGATCGTTGGACAGATGGATCTACTGTCGAAATGACAATGATTCACCTCCTCTAGAATGGAGCACACGATGCAAGATTATCACTAACATAGCTAAGGGTCTCGCTTATCTTCATGAGGAGTGCACGAAAAAGATTGCCCATTTGGATGTCAAACCACAAAACATCCTCTTAGATGATGACTTCAATGCTAAACTTTCTGATTTTGGACTATGCAAGCTCATTGACAGGGATATGAGCCAAGTGGTTACCAAAATGCGAGGCACACCTGGATATTTAGCTCCTGAATGGTTAACATCACAAATCACAGAAAAGGCCGATGTCTATAGCTTTGGTGTTGTGGTCATGGAAGTCATCTGCGGAAGAAAGAACCTCGACACTTCTCTATCAGAAGAGAGCATCCATCTTATCACCCTGTTGGAAGAAAAGGTGAAGAATGCTCACTTGGTAGATTTGATTGACAAGAACAGTAATGACATGCTAGCACACAAGCAGGATGTAATTGAGATGATGAAGCTCGCAATGTGGTGTTTGCAAATTGATTGCAAAAGAAGGCCTAAAATGTCCGACGTAGTTAAGGTCTTGGAAGGTACCATGAATGCAGAGAGCAACATTGATCATAACTTTGTTGCCACAAATCAAGTGAATTTCGGCGGTGCTGCAAATGTGGTCTCATCAGTTCCACCTCTAGCTTCACATGTATCAGGCCCCAGGTGA